A section of the Phaseolus vulgaris cultivar G19833 chromosome 8, P. vulgaris v2.0, whole genome shotgun sequence genome encodes:
- the LOC137824816 gene encoding uncharacterized protein — MAEDLPSIITKAVMNSSKKLQDENAGLKESNRLIRMEAEKLSCNLMMAEIDHSRLENAMDAELRGARKEASDLRQKLHLQAQEKIELESKLVPYRFKVANLEATMKADATKVENLEKWSADREVLLGKVEKERDDTKAELAKAQEENTKIVVELAQAREENTKAAEELARAREETEGLKKQIDELKKQTQELEQRSAQVLSAGFDAALEQVLCQYPELDLSMVSICNEVVDGKIVAFED, encoded by the coding sequence atggcagaggatctccCCTCAATTATAACGAAGGCTGTGATGAACTCAAGcaagaagctccaagatgagaatGCGGGGCTTAAGGAGTCAAACCGCCTGATAAGGATGGAGGCGGAGAAGCTCTCTTGCAACCTGATGATGGCGGAAATTGACCATTCAAGGCTGGAGAACGCCATGGATGCTGAACTAAGGGGCGCGCgtaaggaggcctccgatctgcgccaaaaactgcacctccaagccCAAGAGAAAATTGAGTTGGAGAGCAAGCTTGTACCTTACAGAttcaaggtggccaacttggaggctacaatgaaagcagatgcgaccaaggtggaaaaccttgaaaagtggtcggcagatcgggaggtcctccTCGGGAAGGttgagaaggagagggacgacaccaAGGCTGAGCTCGCCAAAGCTCAAGAGGAAAACACGAAGATTGTTGTAGAGCTGGCCCAGGCTCGGGAGGAAAACACAAAGGCTGCTGAAGAGCTTGCTCGGGCTCGTGAAGAAACTGAAGGGCTGAAGAAGCAAATTgacgagctgaagaaacaaactcaagagctcgagcaacgctccgcccaagtcctttcCGCTGGGTTCGACGCCGCTTTGGAGCAAGTCTTGTGCCAATATCCCGAGCTcgatctctccatggtgtcaatctgcaacgaagtggtggatgggaagatcgtggcCTTTGAAGATTAA